The Eubacterium maltosivorans genome includes the window CCTATGGAATCGGATCTTTCATATCCCAGACAGGTATAAAAAGAGAAAAGTTGAAAAGTTCTCCCGGACCGCTAAAGTCCGGGGTTTTTTGCTGTTTTTAAAGGCAGTTACGTTAAGTAAAGATTAAGTAAGATTCGATAACATGTAAGCAGCGACGCTTCTGCCTTAAAGCGCAGAAGAAGTTCTATTACCGATCGAATTTTCGATAGTAGGAGATTCGCATGAAATTTTGTAGTTTATATAGTGGAAGTTCTGGAAACAGCCTTTTTGTTTCACACAGCAAAACAAAGCTTCTGATCGACGCAGGCCTCAGCGGAAAGCGGATTGAGCAGGCACTCTGCTCCATTGACGAGCTGCCCGCTCAGCTTGGCGGTATTCTGGTAACACACGAGCACCGCGACCATATACATGGTGTCGGTGTGCTTTCAAGGCGTTACGACCTGCCGGTTTACGCCAACTTTGCCACTTGGGAAAGTATGCGGGACAGCCTTGGAAAGATTGCGGAGCACAACGTCCGGGTTTTTGAAACCGGACGAGCCTTTGTTATCGGAGATTTACAGATCGAAGCTTTTAACACCTCCCATGACGCAGTGGAATCTGTGGGCTTTACCATTGACAGCGGATGCAGCAGCGTGGGTATTGCCACCGATACGGGCGTTATCACGCCGAGGATTATGGAAGCCCTGAAAGGCAGAGACCTTGTAGTGCTGGAATCCAACCACGATCCGGCCATGCTGGAGGCAGGACGCTATCCCTTTCCACTTAAGCAGCGTATTAAGGGAAATCATGGGCATCTCTCCAACGAAATATGCGGCGAGACAGTCTGTACCCTGGTGAAGGAAGGGCTTGACAAGATTGTTTTAGCCCATCTCAGTGAGGAAAACAACTATCCCCTTCTGGCATACCAGACCACTGCACGGATACTGGAGGCAGAAGGCATACAGCCTGGAGAAGATTTGTCACTGGTGGTTGCAGGCCGAAAAAACAGCAGTGAAATTTATGAACTGTAGCGGAACTTTCATCCAAAATCAAACGAGGTGAAAGAAAAATGTACGAAAATAACGAAAGACCAAAGAGAGGGTCCCATGTGCCGGCCGCCATCGCCGGCGGCGTGGTCGGCGGGATCATCGTGGCGATTATTCTCGTGGCTGTCCTGTACTTTACAGGTACCCTTGGCGGGGGAACCCGTACCGAGACCGTTGCGGGCCAGAAAGTGATCGTCAACGATGTGAATGTGGACTCCCAGGTAGAAGCCGTGGCGCAGGTCGTCCCGGAATCTGTAGCCGGAATTGAGACCACCATGACAGAAAATACCATGATGGGCACACAGGAAGCTGTTGGCGTAGGCTCAGGTTTTATTGTGACATCCGACGGTTATATTGTCACAAACCAGCATGTTATCAGCGATAACCCAAAGGAAATCAAGGTATCTTTGGCTGATGGCAATAACTATACCGCCCAGAAGATTTGGGCTGATTCCAGCCTGGATATGGCCATTATCAAAATTGACGCCAAGAATCTTCCTGCAGTTACGCTGGGAGACTCTGATAATTTAAAGGTCGGCGAGGTGGCCATTGCCATCGGAAATCCCTTAGGGCTTCAGT containing:
- a CDS encoding S1C family serine protease — its product is MYENNERPKRGSHVPAAIAGGVVGGIIVAIILVAVLYFTGTLGGGTRTETVAGQKVIVNDVNVDSQVEAVAQVVPESVAGIETTMTENTMMGTQEAVGVGSGFIVTSDGYIVTNQHVISDNPKEIKVSLADGNNYTAQKIWADSSLDMAIIKIDAKNLPAVTLGDSDNLKVGEVAIAIGNPLGLQFERSVTAGIISALNRSLVVDSSLVAEDLIQTDATINKGNSGGPLVNASGEVIGINTYKNAQGEGMGFAIPINVVKPILNQVVTSGSFTPTVIGISGYDKQQAAYYNDAEPIDKGIYVASVQAGGGAANAGIQKGDILLTIDGKDVNTMLKMKEILYGHKPGDTVKITYERGGQTKETDVTLQAGN
- a CDS encoding MBL fold metallo-hydrolase; its protein translation is MKFCSLYSGSSGNSLFVSHSKTKLLIDAGLSGKRIEQALCSIDELPAQLGGILVTHEHRDHIHGVGVLSRRYDLPVYANFATWESMRDSLGKIAEHNVRVFETGRAFVIGDLQIEAFNTSHDAVESVGFTIDSGCSSVGIATDTGVITPRIMEALKGRDLVVLESNHDPAMLEAGRYPFPLKQRIKGNHGHLSNEICGETVCTLVKEGLDKIVLAHLSEENNYPLLAYQTTARILEAEGIQPGEDLSLVVAGRKNSSEIYEL